In a genomic window of Bemisia tabaci chromosome 1, PGI_BMITA_v3:
- the LOC109034615 gene encoding macro domain-containing protein CT2219, translating into MIAILSLACPRFVPKLSFLGSSSVFIQQLNMSFAVEKEKFMKMSAEEKRTLTKSKKVSLADIDTWDVYLSKNSDQLRNQLDARLKQGSLDVEEFTVDPDLAKRVSIFDGDITGLFVDAIVNAANSRLLGGGGVDGAIHRAAGPSLLEECKTLKGCPTGDAKITGGYKLPAKYVIHTVGPQDGSDMDLRSCYEKSLQLCIEHDIHSVAFPCISTGVYGFPHERASIIATTTVRKFLQDNPSIERVIFCVFQEVDVKIYQNILQKVFPVN; encoded by the exons ATGATTGCTATTTTGTCTCTTGCGTGTCCCAGATTTGTTCCTAAATTAAGCTTCCTAGGTTCATCgagtgttttcattcaacaactGAACATGAGTTTTGCCGTGGAAAAAG agAAGTTCATGAAAATGTCTGCAGAAGAGAAGCGGACTCTGACTAAATCCAAAAAAGTCTCTTTAGCGGACATTGACACATGGGATGtttatttatcaaaaaattcaGATCAACTGAGGAAtcaat TGGATGCACGCCTGAAACAAGGCTCTCTTGATGTAGAAGAATTCACAGTTGACCCTGATCTTGCGAAGCGTGTCTCAATCTTTGATGGTGATATCACTGGCCTGTTTGTTGATGCCATCGTAAATGCTGCAAATAGCCGTCTACTGGGTGGTGGAGGAG TTGATGGAGCAATTCATAGAGCAGCTGGACCCTCACTATTAGAGGAGTGTAAAACTTTGAAAGGCTGTCCAACAGGTGATGCAAAAATAACTGGTGGTTATAAGTTACCAGCCAAAT ATGTAATTCATACTGTGGGCCCTCAGGATGGTTCAGATATGGATCTTAGGAGTTGCTATGAGAAATCACTGCAATTGTGCATTGAACATGATATACACAGTGTTGCTTTTCCATGCATTTCCACTGGAGTTTATg gatTTCCTCATGAACGAGCATCCATAATTGCTACAACAACAGTTAGAAAGTTTTTGCAAGATAATCCTAGC ATTGAGAGGGTGATATTTTGTGTCTTTCAAGAGGTGGATGTCAAAATCTATCAAAATATCCTTCAGAAAGTTTTTCCTGTGAATTAA
- the LOC109034584 gene encoding uncharacterized protein, which produces MASLKFALAALALSAVVINSVVADEAAQAANLDGGYPKFPSRFRRQTYVPQMPPIPSDISGISNYKPPNVPTVPSMPTVPSMPTVPSMPTMPTGGYGEYMKPGNWQQYTNGLPGTGGGASQS; this is translated from the exons ATGGCTTCCTTGAAATTCGCTCTGGCCGCCCTTGCTCTGTCCGCTGTCGTCATAA actCAGTCGTTGCCGATGAAGCAGCTCAAGCG GCAAATCTAGATGGAGGATATCCGAAATTCCCCTCTCGATTTAGAAGACAGACTTACGTGCCTCAGATGCCTCCAATACCTAGCGACATCTCAGGTATCTCGAACTACAAGCCGCCAAACGTCCCAACAGTCCCATCAATGCCAACAGTCCCATCAATGCCAACAGTCCCATCAATGCCAACCATGCCAACAGGAGGCTACGGAGAGTATATGAAGCCAGGGAACTGGCAGCAATACACTAACG GTCTGCCCGGCACCGGCGGCGGTGCGTCGCAATCATAA